Genomic segment of Populus trichocarpa isolate Nisqually-1 chromosome 12, P.trichocarpa_v4.1, whole genome shotgun sequence:
tcaacttttcaatttacaattgtgattttatatacatataaacattgaaaaaacttacatgttcattttttttgtgctgggaaAAAAACCTATCCATCCCGGCAAACTAGTGAGaaaccatataaatttttacGTGAACTCacttacaagaaaataaagattgcCATTTGAAGGAATTTGCGTATCAGGGATCATTTACCATGTCAAAGCTGAAAACTGGTTGGCACGACTGAAGCAAGATGCTTATTTTAGGCCAATAATGCTGAAAACTCACAGTAAACATGCACTCTcatgaatgaaaaatcaaagGGCATCCCATATTTATCTATCTATTCGGAGAGAGAGACAGTGGCGTTTGCATTTTGAGTAGAATCTCTGTTATTTCAGGAAAAGAATCGATCTTCAAAAGAACCCTTCACGATTTCCTTCAATCATACAATGTCTAATGCATCGATCTAACAGCTGCACATTCTTAAATGGTGGCACAATAGACACCTACAGgatgatatgaaaaaaacatacaagAAAGGCAATCCATGGACAATCAAAACTGAACTAAGGACAATTTACCTCGATGTTCTATACCGTACACTCTGTACAGGAGAAAAAGGAGCAACCATAAAGAATACAAATGAAAGAATAAGAACGCTATCGACTCACCATGTCCAGGATACTAAATGCATATACCAGACAAGGACAATGAAAACCCTAAATCAAAAAGAATGAAATGAATATgacaaacaaaaacatgaatgcGGGTGGGGCTCATGAAGTATGCGTCACCAGCAATGGTGCTGTGGCTGCCCCTGCTGCTGCATGAATTGCCTTTAACAAAGCCACAAAATTTAATAGGCTCTCTTTTGAGAACCACTTAAGCTTCCATGTCAAAGAAACTGAAGCTGCGTTATCATTGCTAGTTGTTTTGACATCCTTTTGAGATATGGATGAGAGGCAGAAGCTTTTTGTGGCATTTTGAAGGGCTAAGGTCACAAACCAACTCTCCTTGGCTTCGATGACCTGAAAATGGAATTATGATCTTAACAGATATATAACCTTTCGCACATTCAATAGAACCGGTCTAGCACAAAACAATGGAGGCAGATATAGTGCCCAAAAGACCTTTAGTTTTGAGGAAAGCAGTTTCTTAGACGCACTCCAAAAAGCgaaaaagaagagggaaaagAAAACCAGACTGTATGTGACTAATTTAGCTAGTCATAATTATCTCATTAACACAGTAAAGGGTGGATGCAAGCAAATTATCAAGCAAAAAATGACTATTGAACGTTTTGGATGAATAATCAATAGGCTGCCCTAACAAGCAAGCAATTTTATGAACTAAAGAACTAATAAAAGCTTAAGCAAACTGAAACATACCAGCTCCGACACATCACTGATGGAGCAACATGAATCAAACAAGAAATATGGAGGTGAAGATGCATCCATGGAAGGACTGTTGAACTGCTTAAAATCTTCAACACACAAAAGCACATGCCCACCACTTACAAAAAGTGATCTGGGAAGCCATGAATCCTCTGTCCATAAATCATCATGTATAAATAGCCAATGGTTGGGTTAAGTAAGAAGGAAAAtaagaatttcaaaaataaaataaatccacaCGTTATTTTCACGTCATAGAGCATCTGCTTGAAAGCATGCCACAACAATTAAGAATAGTTTGATCCACAACTGTTTGAAAAGTTTCAcattattcaatcaaattaGGAAAGtattatgatataaatttgTATTTCAATCAAATTAAGAGAGATTCCAAGCATTTTGATTAGAGTGTTAATCATAAAGCTACATTTGCAATTAAACTTTATCGTGCATGGGATCAACTATGTGTCTAAGAACATAGCTATGTACACCTCATAACAACATTTTGGCTTCTCAGTGGTCATAACAAATCTGATCATCATACAGATTCACATTTAATTCTTCAGATAAAACCAATACTAATAATACctaaattaacaaactaaacaagAAGCCCTCAGGAATTATTTGTATGAAACAAGCATAGCTGAGGTCTTTGTCagtttttaatctttcataAGCATGAAAGCCAGAAAAACCAGAATAAAAGCAGTGGGCTTGATAAATCATGCTTTTGATGATGTGGCTATAAGAATAAACTTCCAAAGTCAGTTACCTATTCTGCCTCATTTTATCCAACTGTACATCACAACAATCTGAGGGACCATTTACCTGTTTTATGCAATAAGACTTCATCAACTTAAACCAATGAGATGCATACCTTCATCCTGCCTGTGCCAAAGCTGCACCATAGAATATTGGAATATGCTCAGTTTTGAACCTCTACATATTTGTTGATCAAACAACTTGACCTGAACCTGCTCCAAACTGCCATATAAATTCCCAACACCCGAGTCTTACAACAAAGAAGATAAGTACATATAAATAGAGAGcacttattaaattatttttttttaaaaaaaaaaaaacattttagatgGGCGTAAGCCAAAACACTGGCATTAAATTTCCCATCCATGTATGAAAGGGGCATAAGATAGATCACCTTTTTAACaaacatttattatttgttgaacATGCCCTGGAAACTTGCAAGATATGGAGTAACTGCCTTGACTTCTCAATGCTCCGTGTTAGAAATAGGTAGGTTGCTCCCCTCTCAATGTATACCCTAACCAACAGGAGTGAAATACatttttcaagatttataaAAGATCAGTCTTCTAATTACTAATAGTACCAAAGAAAACACTAACCTCACGACCTGAAGTCCTATACCAACTAAAACTTCCCTAACATCTTCAACCCTATACCAACCCAGCAAACTTAAAATGCTTCCTGCGATATGTCATTTAAGTGAACTTCCAAAATTCAGCAATTAAGATAAGAAAATTTCCATGTAATCAACATTCAGAAGCATAGGTGTCTCCTACAGACTTGACAACTAACCTGATCCATCAAATGCTACATCAATGAGCAGTACATACAGCTTGTCTTCACTGCTCAGCAACAAGACTACTTCTCTGAAAgcaaaaaagagaacaaatataatttttacaatAACATACTTAGATATTCAtgataagatataaaaagaagacATGACAGATATGCTAAGGTCAGCATGAGCTTGCATCTCATATTATAAGTCCAGAAACCTGGGAGTGCTTGGTTATGCAAAAAGTGAAAATCTAGTATCAAGTATCAGCCTTTGAAGATGCAAAGCTATATATACTAGATGCTAGCAGGGAATATCCTCAGATTTAAcctattattgtaattttcattGAAAGGAGTGTTTACaagttcacaaaaaaaattcccttCACAATCTAAAATCTAATATACTTCGATTCTTTATATTTAGTAATCTAAGCAAAATTGAGGCAGGATCATCCTCCTCTGTCTGTATACAACTgtggataaaaaaaagtgaactaTTATTTCACATTAATTACTAATCTAAATTTCTTTCATTCTGCTGGTAAGACACGGAAGACCTTGGaagaaagaaagttgaaaaggaATACAACTCACTGATATCTTGTTTAACTAGAGCTTCTAGAAAACATAATATACAGTTTATGGAAAGAGCTAAATAAGCAACAGCAGATCTGTAAGATGCTAAACAATGGACAAACAGTACTGCATCACTGATGATAATGAACAAAAATCAATACCAATTTTAGGGAACAAAAACTAATGCAAAAGCATAGTGACAATTAGCAACATGCTGACCCAAATTTTATAGCCATTCCAGAATTCAATAGCAATGGTTATGGTGCTtaggaaataaacaaaaaagtaaGCTCTTCCATAGGCCACATTTTCTAACGATTACAAGATGTTTACCTTTCTCTGCACAAGGATTCTGGCTCAAGTACACAATCACAACACATATAACTCCTAATGCTCTCATTAATTCTGGAATCGGCAACATTCtcattaaaatatttctcaataaaatcATCAGAGAATCCAGTGACATTTGCAGCATCCAAGGTTGCAATAGAGTTTGTGTACAGCtgttttttatcaataatttcatGAAAACCACTCCCATGAACAATTTTTTCCCTCTGCTCTTCCACCAAATCAGCTCCACAAGTATCCTCATTTCCATCTGATTTTTCTGGTCTCCCTATCCTGCCAACCACATTCTCTAACAGAGAAATGACTCTTCTTCttgatttccttttgtttttcttcttctccagtAAATAAGCCTCTTGGTTGGCAAAATTAGCAATTTCAATATCATGGGAACCAGAGGAAAAATCATTGCAGTTTGAATTTAAGAGTTTTGGTGAATTAGAGGTTTGTGAATCAAATAGATAATTGTCCTCTTTCCTCACATGATGAATTCCATGTCCTTGATCCTTCAAAAGATTGGAAAATAAGTGCCCTCCAGCCCCGGGATTCAAGTACTCTCCATTCTCTGATTTATCAACTTCATATGACGAAGGCCCAAGTTCATATAAATCATCATCACTAGAGCTTGTATTACCATCGGATGATGCCACTGAATAGGACTCTGCAGGTAGCTGCAGAATTTCTTCCACCAAGTTGTGGCGTCGATGCAAAATGTCCTCCTCGTAATGAGGAGGAGACCTAGGATAAGCAGAAGATGAATGAGCGGTTAACAGTGATATGCTTCCATTTTCAAGTATTGTATGGACTCCTTGGACAGTAGAGCTATCTGTGTGAGAACTTTTACCTTGCATAGACATGCTATCACACCCTTCATTTGAATAAGACTTTTGATGCTTCTGTCCTAGATTCATGTTCCCCATACCTGGTAAAGCAACCCCACCATATGAACCAGTGTCAACAAATGAACTATCAGACTCAAAGAGATTTGTGCTGGTCTCATCTCCTGAAGCTTGAAGAGCATCCAAGGAATATCTAGAACTATCACAGTGGTCCTTCTGTGTTGACTTGTTTATTGGATGATTTTCCTTGGCATGATGCAATGTAACCCCACAATATGTACTGCAATCCACAATATTCTCTGATTCATGATCCATCCACTCCTTAAATTCTCGCAACCAAAGAATAGAACGCTCCTTTTTCATGAGCTCAACTCTGTTAATTAGATCAACTATTTCAGCTTCGTCATCAGACATGGCATTCTCCTCTTTGCTTTGAATCTCATAATCACAAGTTGGAGACTCGTGGTCAGAAGAAAAATACATGCTCTCTTCTTTATTTGCAATTGAAGCAAGACGAGATACTTTTCCCTGAAAAATGTAATATAAGGAGATGTCATTCCTCTCCAAGTCAATGTCAATAATCTAATTGACTCGTAGAGAGAAATACAGTGTTATATTTGAAATACTTGCGAGTTATTAAACAAAAGGCAGATATttactgaaataaaaaacataatacacACTTGATGCTGGGAGGAATTCAGTTTACCATGATGCTGTAGCGGAAAGaaatacaagaagaaaaagagggcTAAATAAATCATCCCACAAATATTATGCTGTCAATATGTAAAGGGCTGACTAATATGAGGGCTGGCTCAATGCACATCAATATTACTCACCCTTTTCCTGTTAATAATCCCCACTCCATGAGCATCTCCTTTTGCAGGAGAATAAAATCCAAAGCTGGCTGGTTGTTTCTGCCTGCTGGCAATTATGATTTGCCTCTTCCAAAACTCCCTTGTGCTAATTTCCCGGTCATCTAACTTCACCTAAGCAACCATGCATCAGGAAACAATTAAAAAGTTGTTAGTTTACTAGGACTACACAATTCATGATGGAGTTATGAAAAGTATCCTTTAAATATCACATTACATTCTACTCATCCACAGGTTATACTCTTGTATTTCTTGCATTATCTTAAATTAAGAAACACAATCCCCTGGATCATCACTTACAGCATCTGGATGAACAAAATAACTGAATACTTGAGCTCGATACCATCGGGCACCGCACAAAGGATTTCCTTCCAACCACAAGTTTTGTAGACATGGGAGGCTAGCAAGGAACTCCAGCTCTGAGAAATTGGAAATTATATTGCAGGATACATCAAGTGCTTCAAGTGACTTCAAATTCTCAAGCCCATGTAATGTAGTTAGAGCATTGTTCCTCAAAACAAGTTTAACAATGTGACAGGACACCTGCACAGAAAAACATCAGTGTGTGGGTCTAAAGCTAATTCTGAAGACAAAAAATTAGAGTGGAAGGAAATAaatctttaagaaaaaatttaattgaatcatTCTGCTATTGAGTTTTAACAGTATATATTCCAGACTTATACAATGACAAccaatgaaatttgaaaatactGGTTGCAACTAATACCCATCCTCATTTACCCAGGATCATTCTGGAGATGGTTAATGCATGATTAGAATCCTGCcccaaaaacattaacaattgGATTATGGAACTTCCGGATTATATAATCCTCTCCTTCCATGTATCCTACACACATGAAAACTCTAAACTCATAAATATACTTGATGCCATGTGTTCAGCTTCAATACCTCTAAATATAAACTTCCACATTATCTAATCCACTACTTCCACATTATCTAATCCACTCCTTCCATGTATCCTCCACATGTGAAACTCTAGACTcctacatacatacatacacttGATGTCGCGTGTTCAACTTCAGCACctctaaatataatttcattactGTGCAAAATTACAGTTTACTTGCATAGCAGTCAAGATATTGATTTGAGCAGCAAAATCGAAATTTGAGCTTGGCTTATTTAGTTGCCAAGAAAGCTTGAATGAGAGTGCCTAGGTCAATTAAAGTCAGTATGTTTGAAGAAGATATGTTCCTTTGCAGCAGTGATCTTTAATAATTTACTTTAGCTTAAGTGTTACTATCAGAATAGCAATTATGATGCCTGCCATCAAAAAAGCAGTATCAGctggaaaatataaaataagcaAAGCAATGGATACAGCATCAACtacacaaagagagagagagagagagagaagaaaagaaaaatccaccAATCAACAAACTAGAAGtatactttaaaattaaaatatagtgCATTCTGAAATTTGAAAGCAACCAAATCCTAAGCATGGGATTTGAAGCTTAATGGCTTTTATCCCTACCTCACAAAAGGGTGCAATTGATCTCAGATGATTGAACCCAAGATCCAAGTGCTTCAATTTGGTACACTTCCGCAAATTATCCACCTTCGCAAACTTATTTCGACTCAAATCAAGAGTTTCCACTGCAGGAAGAAGTTGCAAAGACTCATCCATCAAAACCAATCGATTACACGCACAAGATACAAATGACAACCGACTCCATTGTGGCGAGTCCTTTATCTCAGCAATCCTACTTGCAAATACATGCCGTAAAGCATCCTAAATAacccaacaaacaaaaaatatatatataaaaaaatcactccaATATCCAAAACAGAAGGCAACTACAAATAaccaaatcataaaataaaatttagacaGCACAAAGAAATTAATGCACATTAAATAAGTTGTttctttacttaattatattaaaattctaattaaattgcAATACCAATCCCTTCCTTCAATCCTTCAATTCAAGGACTATCTCCTTTAATCAATGCCACTATTAGTATAAAAATCGtgattaatttgtttcttttttatatttttcagagTGAATGTCACAAAAcctattcaataaaaaaaattactcacaGTAGAATTGTGACAAACAATCTTCTCTAAAGTATGTCTCAATTCAAGCAACCCTTTCGCAGCCGAGGTAGACAAATCACAACCTCTAAGTTCCAAAACCCTCAACCTCCCAAACGGAACCAAACAAACCGGCGTGGGATCACGCGTCGGAAGAGGCAAGACCGAAACAACCTTCAACTCCGTCAACAAACGTAGAATACGCCGCAACTGCTCGAGAGCACGGTGGTCACCAAGGTCAGAAACGTAAGCGCGAAGATAATCGACCGGAGCTCCGGATAACAAATTCTCCAGCTCGTGTAGTGATTCGAGTCGCGAATTCACGTAGTGGAGACCAGCTGGGTTGAGCTTCAAGACTAGGGTTCCGTCAATTAACGGACCGGCTTGTTCTTCGACGAATTTGACTAGTTTTTCCAAGTAACGATCTCCTGTTACGATCGCCATtatagagagagggagaaagagtgaatttagagagagaaaggaggtTTTGGAAGGATTGAATAGAAGGGAGAAATGGGTATCATGGTTTTTCTGTGAAggaagagggagagggagattGTTCGTTTGTCTGTTTGCGTTTGAAGAGAAGGGGTGAGGCATTCATTGAGGTCTAATGATTGAGAGTTGAAGACTCTGGCTTTTTCTTATTCATCGATAATTATTCCTCACTACTCAGCTTTCCTTTTAGTCCCTGGGGTTCAAAACGTTTTAATTTTAGTACCAAcgaattttaatgtttttaatatatcctTGCATTTAAGGCTTTGTTTCGTATAAAATATGCATTTGGCCTCctgaaaaatcatttattattttatgaccattatttgtttatatattttatagtagCGTCCTCGTCTCTAAAGTtctaatttcactattttttatatctatatatatataaaaaaagagctaaaaGACTTACATGTTTCATTCTAGCTCTACACATAATTTACTATGAACTGctacaacaaaattatttttttatcctttaatgagaaaaatataagtCTTAAAGCTGCAGGTTTGTTGGTCTTTTCCACTTGCTTATAagtcattaaaagattatttgagTTGTAAgagtcttttttagtttttataaaaaaaattttgaccCTAAAGTCAAAAAAACTTATAACTATTAACCAAGggtgtttttaacttttcacaagcttcttaacaataaaaatatttttttccttcgagATCAAAAATTTGTTGAGCAGCTGGGAAAGGGTGTtaattaggggtgatcattttcggttcggttcgatttttatcaaaaaaagtaaccaaaccgaatttttttttttttgaaaaaaaaaaccgaaaccgaaccgaaaccgggtcaaaccgaccggtttcggttcggttcggtttttttagggcaaaaactggttcaaaccggtttggcttggttttttccggttttggctcggttttttcggtttggctcggttttggctcggtttttttccggttttttgtcggtttcggttcggttcggttcggttttttgtttataaaaccgaaaccgaaccgaaccggccggttttttcaaaaaaataatcggtttaatcggtttttttcggttcggttttttcggttaatttttttccggttttctcgatttaatcggttttccggtttttttgctcacccctagtgtTAATGTTTTTTCCATGATCGATGTTCAATGAAAGCACGTTTataaccttagaaaaaaaaaaaaaaaagttttgtctttgggggtattttgatattttcacatAGATATTTTAACAAGTTCGTGGAggcgttttagtatttttcatgtttactttttcaattttttatttagaaatctgTTGGCGTGTGTGACGCCACCCAATGGCCAAATCTAGTCATCTGTCGTCTTATTAGATGCGGAATCGTCTTCTCTTTCACATGATGTGGCGCGTATAGGCTTGTGGTGGTCAAATTGTTGGCggtgtttgttttagttttttaccttttttttttatctctcctaACATCTAAAGTACATCATTGTTCtctttgttgtttgattttcaatttcagtctttattcttctaatttcttatttcgttcttattccttttatagaagttttttttatttcaatttagtccttcaattacaattttttatatgttttgtttttcattttagtccccattcttttaatttcttatttcattcatattccttttatagtttcagtccttattcttttagttttttatttcattcttattccttttatagatttttttttcaattttaatccttcaattctaatttgtttatatgatgtttttcaattcgatccttctacttttgattttttttcttccttgactcttttatcaaagtttttatagttttaaattttatccttcaaatcaaatttatgaattgttttcaatagttataatatatatttcagtttggtccttttttaatttttttatttgttttctttgcccTTTTAtcagaatttttattatttttaattttatccttcaaaacaagtttatgctttttgttatttcaataataataataatattggtggtggtggtggtggtggtggtggtaataatactaataatggTAATTGTAGtggttgtaataataataataataataataatagtgataagattaaaatagtaatatttgttgtggtggtggtgacaataataataataatggtaacaatgataatgataatgataatgatcaCGATAATAATACtagtgatgataataatgatgatattatttattgataataGTAGTAATGGTGATAACTGTAATAACAATGACAGTAGTaacgacaataataataacaatgagaataataatagttataattataatagtgataattcatcatttgatgttagatttgttggaaattgagtttaatcACTTTTCTATGTATTGTATTTTCGATATAATATCCCAAGTTACTAGTTTGAAAAGTTTACGTGGcttgatgtctttttttattttttgccttattattttttcctgattttatggttcaaaattagtttttcaaaataaaaaatagccatCCAGGTTtctcttatatattttattggaaacTCGTgccaaacaaaaatccaaaataaaagatttaaagatTTATCTTCTTGTCCTGGTTTATagtattaatattcttttttacgtttttaaaaacatagtttggcCCGTGGCGGAACGAGAGCAAATGAACTAGTAATTAATATATGACATTGTATCAAATCCATCAATAAATAAGAGTCcaacttataatttaaataagagCATAGTTATATTAATGGTTGAatgtgatgaaaaaaaaaatagttaaacaaaaaaatataaaaacaattgtataAGAGCAAattaaactataactaaaaggagtcagtgttttactgtggactgcactgtgcagtccacagtaaaacactaaCTCCTTCCTtaggcgttttttttttttttttttttttttttttttttttttttttttttttttttttttttttttttttttttttaaggttatttaagtttttttagctgtttttttttatgctttttgggatttttttttgcttttttctttattttttttaattaatttttttcatttagtttagtttgttaatgttaaatttctttctatttagttattagactttcatggcacatatctcgagtttcacgggttaacctggtttcacgggtgaacccagttaattccgggttgacccgtcaattttttattattattattttcataaattttttttttaatttagtttgttaatgttaattttttttttatttagttatcagactttcatgacacaaatactGGGTTTAACagattaacatggtttgacgagttaacctggattttttttctttttaattaattttttttgtttagttcaatttgttaatattcacttttttttatttagttaccaaacattcatgacacagatcccgggtttaacgggttaacttggtttgacgagttaacatgaattttattttattttttgcttttttttctttttaattatttttttcgtttcgtttagtttagtttgttaatgttaaatttctttctatttagttttttttcttcttagaggtttttttttcttttatttgttatttttaattaattttatttaattaatttaatttattaatattaaatttttttctaagtagttctcgactgatgcttttagtttttttttatgcctttgactgtgaactgcacagtgcagtccactgtgaaaaggctgatgcttttttttaattaattttttttgtttaatttaaattgttaatgttaaatttttttctatttagttatcaaactttcattacacggattttgggtttgacaggttaacctggtttgacgagttagcccagttaattctgggttaacccattaatttgtttttttctttttaactatcaAGCTTTCACGATGCAAATTCAAtgtatgacgggttaacctggtttgaagggttaacccaattaattcatatttttttttcttttttttcattagttttttttttcctgatgttttttttttaactaatttattaaattatcacacttttatgacacaaccttgcagctagacccaTGTCCAAtgttattgggtctggtattgcaatccagacacttttatgttaagggttaacccaagtttaatgttattattaatattataaacattactcttggatcaggcgttgcaaccaaacctgagactcttgggtataactttataaaaaaacctaatacttttagatcttaactatttttaaaatgcaaaaaataattgacccgcggcatcgcgcggggcatGTAACTAGTAAGGAAACTACAACACAAACACAGTACACATATCAATGCAAATGTAAATTGTAATTTCACCTAGTGCAACTCTTTGAAACTTTAATTGTATTGAAATTTTAGACTGTAAAGTGTATGGTGTAATCTTATATTGTAACCCGTAGCTTGTAATCTCTTAA
This window contains:
- the LOC7486717 gene encoding uncharacterized protein LOC7486717 isoform X1; its protein translation is MPHPFSSNANRQTNNLPLPLPSQKNHDTHFSLLFNPSKTSFLSLNSLFLPLSIMAIVTGDRYLEKLVKFVEEQAGPLIDGTLVLKLNPAGLHYVNSRLESLHELENLLSGAPVDYLRAYVSDLGDHRALEQLRRILRLLTELKVVSVLPLPTRDPTPVCLVPFGRLRVLELRGCDLSTSAAKGLLELRHTLEKIVCHNSTDALRHVFASRIAEIKDSPQWSRLSFVSCACNRLVLMDESLQLLPAVETLDLSRNKFAKVDNLRKCTKLKHLDLGFNHLRSIAPFCEVSCHIVKLVLRNNALTTLHGLENLKSLEALDVSCNIISNFSELEFLASLPCLQNLWLEGNPLCGARWYRAQVFSYFVHPDAVKLDDREISTREFWKRQIIIASRQKQPASFGFYSPAKGDAHGVGIINRKRGKVSRLASIANKEESMYFSSDHESPTCDYEIQSKEENAMSDDEAEIVDLINRVELMKKERSILWLREFKEWMDHESENIVDCSTYCGVTLHHAKENHPINKSTQKDHCDSSRYSLDALQASGDETSTNLFESDSSFVDTGSYGGVALPGMGNMNLGQKHQKSYSNEGCDSMSMQGKSSHTDSSTVQGVHTILENGSISLLTAHSSSAYPRSPPHYEEDILHRRHNLVEEILQLPAESYSVASSDGNTSSSDDDLYELGPSSYEVDKSENGEYLNPGAGGHLFSNLLKDQGHGIHHVRKEDNYLFDSQTSNSPKLLNSNCNDFSSGSHDIEIANFANQEAYLLEKKKNKRKSRRRVISLLENVVGRIGRPEKSDGNEDTCGADLVEEQREKIVHGSGFHEIIDKKQLYTNSIATLDAANVTGFSDDFIEKYFNENVADSRINESIRSYMCCDCVLEPESLCREREVVLLLSSEDKLYVLLIDVAFDGSGSILSLLGWYRVEDVREVLVGIGLQVVRVYIERGATYLFLTRSIEKSRQLLHILQVSRACSTNNKCLLKSLEQVQVKLFDQQICRGSKLSIFQYSMVQLWHRQDEEDSWLPRSLFVSGGHVLLCVEDFKQFNSPSMDASSPPYFLFDSCCSISDVSELVIEAKESWFVTLALQNATKSFCLSSISQKDVKTTSNDNAASVSLTWKLKWFSKESLLNFVALLKAIHAAAGAATAPLLVTHTS
- the LOC7486717 gene encoding uncharacterized protein LOC7486717 isoform X2; translation: MPHPFSSNANRQTNNLPLPLPSQKNHDTHFSLLFNPSKTSFLSLNSLFLPLSIMAIVTGDRYLEKLVKFVEEQAGPLIDGTLVLKLNPAGLHYVNSRLESLHELENLLSGAPVDYLRAYVSDLGDHRALEQLRRILRLLTELKVVSVLPLPTRDPTPVCLVPFGRLRVLELRGCDLSTSAAKGLLELRHTLEKIVCHNSTDALRHVFASRIAEIKDSPQWSRLSFVSCACNRLVLMDESLQLLPAVETLDLSRNKFAKVDNLRKCTKLKHLDLGFNHLRSIAPFCEVSCHIVKLVLRNNALTTLHGLENLKSLEALDVSCNIISNFSELEFLASLPCLQNLWLEGNPLCGARWYRAQVFSYFVHPDAVKLDDREISTREFWKRQIIIASRQKQPASFGFYSPAKGDAHGVGIINRKRGKVSRLASIANKEESMYFSSDHESPTCDYEIQSKEENAMSDDEAEIVDLINRVELMKKERSILWLREFKEWMDHESENIVDCSTYCGVTLHHAKENHPINKSTQKDHCDSSRYSLDALQASGDETSTNLFESDSSFVDTGSYGGVALPGMGNMNLGQKHQKSYSNEGCDSMSMQGKSSHTDSSTVQGVHTILENGSISLLTAHSSSAYPRSPPHYEEDILHRRHNLVEEILQLPAESYSVASSDGNTSSSDDDLYELGPSSYEVDKSENGEYLNPGAGGHLFSNLLKDQGHGIHHVRKEDNYLFDSQTSNSPKLLNSNCNDFSSGSHDIEIANFANQEAYLLEKKKNKRKSRRRVISLLENVVGRIGRPEKSDGNEDTCGADLVEEQREKIVHGSGFHEIIDKKQLYTNSIATLDAANVTGFSDDFIEKYFNENVADSRINESIRSYMCCDCVLEPESLCREREVVLLLSSEDKLYVLLIDVAFDGSGSILSLLGWYRVEDVREVLVGIGLQVVRVYIERGATYLFLTRSIEKSRQLLHILQVSRACSTNNKCLLKRFRSSCLINKYVEVQN